The segment agccatactgacttagtatcgggtataaatgtagagttgcggtgtccgcagcaactcacaacgttccccctcgttttgtgtTGCTAACCCTAGACACCGTTAGATCTCTGTAGAACAGGCAATAATCCCATTCTCTTGTGTCCTCCCGCTACTCAGGGTGAACTGGAGCAACAACTGCTGCAAGCGAATCCCATACTGGAGGCCTTTGGCAATGCCAAAACCGTCAAGAACGATAATTCATCGCGTTTCGTAAGTCACAACCACACACGTTTCGATAGAGACTCTTCCAGTAATCCTTGTATTTGTGATCCTTTTTATGCAGGGCAAATTCATACGGATCAATTTCGATGCCTCTGGTTTCATTTCGGGCGCCAACATCGAGACGTATCTGCTGGAGAAGTCGCGGGCCATCCGCCAAGCCAAGGACGAACGTACATTCCACATCTTCTATCAGTTGCTGGCGGGCGCCTCGCCGGAGCAGCGCGAGAAGTTCATAGTCGATGATGTCAAGTCGTATGCATTCCTGTCGAACGGCAGCCTGCCAGTGCCCGGTGTGGATGACTATGCCGAGTTCCAGGCCACCGTCAAGTCGATGAACATCATGGGCATGACCTCGGAGGACTTCAACTCGATATTCCGTATCGTGAGCGCCGTCCTGCTGTTCGGAAGCATGAAGTTCCGGCAGGAGCGCAACAACGACCAGGCCACGCTACCCGATAACACAGTGGCCCAGAAGATTGCCCATTTGCTCGGCCTGAGTGTGACGGACATGTCGCGGGCCTTCCTCACGCCGCGCATCAAGGTGGGCCGCGACTTTGTCACCAAGGCCCAGACCAAGGAGCAGGTGGAGTTCGCTGTGGAGGCCATTGCCAAGGCCTGCTACGAGCGGATGTTCAAGTGGCTGGTGAATCGCATCAATCGGTCGCTGGACCGCACCAAGCGGCAGGGGGCCTCCTTCATCGGCATCCTCGACATGGCTGGCTTCGAGATTTTCGAGCTCAACTCGTTCGAGCAGCTGTGCATCAACTACACGAACGAGaagctgcagcagctctttAACCACACCATGTTCATTCTGGAGCAGGAGGAGTACCAGCGCGAGGGCATCGAGTGGAAGTTCATTGATTTTGGGCTCGATCTGCAGCCCACCATTGACCTGATCGACAAACCGGGCGGCATCATGGCCCTGCTCGACGAGGAGTGCTGGTTCCCCAAGGCCACCGACAAGACATTTGTCGACAAGCTCGTCTCGGCCCACTCGATGCATCCGAAGTTCATGAAGACCGACTTCCGGGGCGTGGCCGATTTTGCCATCGTACACTATGCCGGACGGGTGAACTACTCGGCGACCAAGTGGCTGATGAAGAACATGGATCCGCTGAACGAGAACATTGTGTCGCTGCTGCAGGGCTCGCAGGATCCGTTTGTGTTGAACATCTGGAAGGATGCGGAGATCGTTGGCATGGCACAGCAGGCCCTGACCGACACCCAGTTCGGGGCACGCACCCGCAAGGGCATGTTCCGCACCGTGTCCCACTTATACAAGGAGCAGCTGACGAAGCTGATGGACACGCTGCGCAACACGAATCCCAATTTTGTGCGCTGTATCATACCGAACCACGAGAAGCGGGCCGGCAAGATCGATGCCCCCCTGGTGCTCGACCAGTTGCGTTGCAACGGCGTCCTCGAGGGCATACGCATCTGCCGCCAAGGCTTCCCCAATCGCATACCCTTCCAGGAGTTCCGCCAGCGGTACGATCTGCTCACTCGGAACGTCATCGCCAAGGGCTTCATGGACGCCAAGAAGGCCTGCGAGAGGATGATCCAGGCGCTGGAACTCGACTCGAATCTGTATCGAGTCGGGCAGTCGAAGATCTTCTTCCGCGCGGGCGTCCTCGCCTATCTCGAGGAGGAGCGTGACTTCAAGATCTCCGACCTAATCGTGAACTTCCAGGCGTCCTGTCGCGGCTTCCTCGCCCGCCGCAAGTACCAGAAGCGGCTCCAGCAGCTGAATGCCATCCGGATCATTCAGTGCAACTGCGCCGCCTACCTCAAGCTCCGCAACTGGCAGTGGTGGCGCCTCTACACGAAGATCAAGCCCCTGCTGGAGGTCACCAAGCAGGAGGAGAAGCTCGTCCAGACGGAGGATGAGCTGAAGCAGGTGCGCGAGAAGCTCGACACGCTGGCCAAGAACACCCAGGAGTACGAGCGCAAGTACCAGCAGGCGCTTGTGGAGAAAACCACGCTCGCCGAACATCTGCAGGCCGAGATTGAGCTGTGCGCCGAGGCGGAGGAGTCGCGCTCGCGTCTGATGGCTCGCAAACAGGAGCTGGAGGACATGATGCTGGAGCTGGAGACGCGcgtcgaggaggaggaggagcgtgTGTTGGCCCTGGGCGGTGAGAAGAAAAAGCTGGAGCTGCACATCCAGGACCTCGAGGAGCAGCTGGAGGAGGAAGAGGCCGCGCGCCAGAAGCTGCAGCTGGAGAAGGTCCAGTTGGACGGGAAGATCAAGAAGCACGAGGAGGATCTCGCCCTCACCGACGACCAAAACCAAAAGCTGCTCAAGGAGAAGAAGCTGCTCGAAGAGCGAGCCAACGATCTCTCCCAGACGCtcgccgaggaggaggagaaggccAAGCACCTGGCCAAACTGAAGGCCAAGCACGAGGCCACCATCGCCGAGCTCGAGGAGCGCATGCACAAGCGCCAGGAGACGGACCGCACCAAGCGAAAGGTCGAAACCGAGGTGGCGGACCTTAGGAAGCAGCTGAACGAGCGACGCACCCAAGTGGAGGAGCTGCAGGCGCAGCTGTTGAAGTGCGAGGAGGAGCTCACCCAGACCATGATGCGCATTGACGAGGAGTCCGCCACCAAGGCCACCGCCCAGAAGGTCCAACGTGAACTCGAATCGCAGCTCGCCGAGATCCAGGAGGATCTCGAGGCCGAGAATGCGGCCCGCGCCAAGGCCGAGAAGGTGCGACGCGACCTCAGCGAGGAGCTCGAAGCActcaagaacgagcttctcgACTCCCTGGACACCACGGCCGCCCAACAAGAGCTGCGCTCCAAGCGCGAACAGGAGCTGGCCACGCTGAAGAAGTCGCTGGAGGAAGAGGGTGTGAACCACGAGG is part of the Drosophila miranda strain MSH22 chromosome Y unlocalized genomic scaffold, D.miranda_PacBio2.1 Contig_Y1_pilon, whole genome shotgun sequence genome and harbors:
- the LOC117191372 gene encoding myosin heavy chain, non-muscle-like isoform X1 translates to MEGELEQQLLQANPILEAFGNAKTVKNDNSSRFGKFIRINFDASGFISGANIETYLLEKSRAIRQAKDERTFHIFYQLLAGASPEQREKFIVDDVKSYAFLSNGSLPVPGVDDYAEFQATVKSMNIMGMTSEDFNSIFRIVSAVLLFGSMKFRQERNNDQATLPDNTVAQKIAHLLGLSVTDMSRAFLTPRIKVGRDFVTKAQTKEQVEFAVEAIAKACYERMFKWLVNRINRSLDRTKRQGASFIGILDMAGFEIFELNSFEQLCINYTNEKLQQLFNHTMFILEQEEYQREGIEWKFIDFGLDLQPTIDLIDKPGGIMALLDEECWFPKATDKTFVDKLVSAHSMHPKFMKTDFRGVADFAIVHYAGRVNYSATKWLMKNMDPLNENIVSLLQGSQDPFVLNIWKDAEIVGMAQQALTDTQFGARTRKGMFRTVSHLYKEQLTKLMDTLRNTNPNFVRCIIPNHEKRAGKIDAPLVLDQLRCNGVLEGIRICRQGFPNRIPFQEFRQRYDLLTRNVIAKGFMDAKKACERMIQALELDSNLYRVGQSKIFFRAGVLAYLEEERDFKISDLIVNFQASCRGFLARRKYQKRLQQLNAIRIIQCNCAAYLKLRNWQWWRLYTKIKPLLEVTKQEEKLVQTEDELKQVREKLDTLAKNTQEYERKYQQALVEKTTLAEHLQAEIELCAEAEESRSRLMARKQELEDMMLELETRVEEEEERVLALGGEKKKLELHIQDLEEQLEEEEAARQKLQLEKVQLDGKIKKHEEDLALTDDQNQKLLKEKKLLEERANDLSQTLAEEEEKAKHLAKLKAKHEATIAELEERMHKRQETDRTKRKVETEVADLRKQLNERRTQVEELQAQLLKCEEELTQTMMRIDEESATKATAQKVQRELESQLAEIQEDLEAENAARAKAEKVRRDLSEELEALKNELLDSLDTTAAQQELRSKREQELATLKKSLEEEGVNHEGVLADMRHKHSQELNGINDQLENLRKAKSVLEKAKGTLEAENADLATELRSVNSSRQENDRRRKQAESQIAELQVKLAEIERARSELQEKCTKLQQEAETITNQLEEAELKASAAVKSASNMESQLTEAQQQLEEETRQKLALSSKLRQIESEKEALQEQLEEDEEAKRNFERKLAEVTGQMKEIKKKAEEDDDLAKELEEGKKRLNKEIELLERQVKELIAQNDRLDKSKKKIQSELEDATIELETQRTKVLELEKKQKNFDKTLAEEKAISQQIAQERDTAEREAREKETKVLSVSRELDEAFDKIEDLENKRKTLQNELDDLANSQGTADKNVHELEKAKRALESQLAELKAQNEELEDDLQLTEDAKLRLEVNMQALRSQFERDLLAKEEGAEEKRRGLVKQLRDLEAELDEERKQRTAAVASKKKLEGDLKEIETTMEMPNKVKEDALKHAKKLQAQVKDALRDAEEAKAAKEELQAQSKEAERKVKALEAEVFQLTEDLASSERARRAAETERDELAEEIANSSIKGSLMVDEKRRLEARIATLEEELEEEQSNSEVLLDRSRKAQLQIEQLTTELANEKSNSQKKKNGRALLERQNKELKAKLAEIKTAQRTKVKATIATLEAKIANLEEQLENEGKERLLQQKANRKMDKKIKELTMNIEDERRHVDQNKEKMLNSRIKLLKRILDETEEELQKEKTQKRKYQRECEDMIESQEAMNREINSLKTELRRTGGMGLSSSRLTGTPSSKRGGGGGGGGGGGDDSSSVQDESLDGEDLGN
- the LOC117191372 gene encoding myosin heavy chain, non-muscle-like isoform X2, which codes for MEGELEQQLLQANPILEAFGNAKTVKNDNSSRFGKFIRINFDASGFISGANIETYLLEKSRAIRQAKDERTFHIFYQLLAGASPEQREKFIVDDVKSYAFLSNGSLPVPGVDDYAEFQATVKSMNIMGMTSEDFNSIFRIVSAVLLFGSMKFRQERNNDQATLPDNTVAQKIAHLLGLSVTDMSRAFLTPRIKVGRDFVTKAQTKEQVEFAVEAIAKACYERMFKWLVNRINRSLDRTKRQGASFIGILDMAGFEIFELNSFEQLCINYTNEKLQQLFNHTMFILEQEEYQREGIEWKFIDFGLDLQPTIDLIDKPGGIMALLDEECWFPKATDKTFVDKLVSAHSMHPKFMKTDFRGVADFAIVHYAGRVNYSATKWLMKNMDPLNENIVSLLQGSQDPFVLNIWKDAEIVGMAQQALTDTQFGARTRKGMFRTVSHLYKEQLTKLMDTLRNTNPNFVRCIIPNHEKRAGKIDAPLVLDQLRCNGVLEGIRICRQGFPNRIPFQEFRQRYDLLTRNVIAKGFMDAKKACERMIQALELDSNLYRVGQSKIFFRAGVLAYLEEERDFKISDLIVNFQASCRGFLARRKYQKRLQQLNAIRIIQCNCAAYLKLRNWQWWRLYTKIKPLLEVTKQEEKLVQTEDELKQVREKLDTLAKNTQEYERKYQQALVEKTTLAEHLQAEIELCAEAEESRSRLMARKQELEDMMLELETRVEEEEERVLALGGEKKKLELHIQDLEEQLEEEEAARQKLQLEKVQLDGKIKKHEEDLALTDDQNQKLLKEKKLLEERANDLSQTLAEEEEKAKHLAKLKAKHEATIAELEERMHKRQETDRTKRKVETEVADLRKQLNERRTQVEELQAQLLKCEEELTQTMMRIDEESATKATAQKVQRELESQLAEIQEDLEAENAARAKAEKVRRDLSEELEALKNELLDSLDTTAAQQELRSKREQELATLKKSLEEEGVNHEGVLADMRHKHSQELNGINDQLENLRKAKSVLEKAKGTLEAENADLATELRSVNSSRQENDRRRKQAESQIAELQVKLAEIERARSELQEKCTKLQQEAETITNQLEEAELKASAAVKSASNMESQLTEAQQQLEEETRQKLALSSKLRQIESEKEALQEQLEEDEEAKRNFERKLAEVTGQMKEIKKKAEEDDDLAKELEEGKKRLNKEIELLERQVKELIAQNDRLDKSKKKIQSELEDATIELETQRTKVLELEKKQKNFDKTLAEEKAISQQIAQERDTAEREAREKETKVLSVSRELDEAFDKIEDLENKRKTLQNELDDLANSQGTADKNVHELEKAKRALESQLAELKAQNEELEDDLQLTEDAKLRLEVNMQALRSQFERDLLAKEEGAEEKRRGLVKQLRDLEAELDEERKQRTAAVASKKKLEGDLKEIETTMEMPNKVKEDALKHAKKLQAQVKDALRDAEEAKAAKEELQAQSKEAERKVKALEAEVFQLTEDLASSERARRAAETERDELAEEIANSSIKGSLMVDEKRRLEARIATLEEELEEEQSNSEVLLDRSRKAQLQIEQLTTELANEKSNSQKKKNGRALLERQNKELKAKLAEIKTAQRTKVKATIATLEAKIANLEEQLENEGKERLLQQKANRKMDKKIKELTMNIEDERRHVDQNKEKMLNSRIKLLKRILDETEEELQKEKTQKRKYQRECEDMIESQEAMNREINSLKTELRSIQVAETEKAKAYSPKKDAALIINCEGLH